From one Bifidobacterium sp. WK012_4_13 genomic stretch:
- a CDS encoding ABC transporter permease, with protein MNNLRNTLRLSPFIVYVVLLFALPTMLVVASAFEGGTGGWTLSNFSVYAQPGVIKAFWNSCWLSLLTSFVGACLGAIVCFALLGCSENGMVRRLVDAAASTLSQFGGVMLAFAFIATLGSQGMITLILKNLLKLDIYSNGMWLYTPQGLILPYLFFQIPLMIITFFPAMARLTSNLAEAVASLGGSRLTYWRCVGFQVLFPSFMGGFLLLFANAFSAYATAAALITQGSQIAPLQVRAALISETGLGSSGQAGAFAVGMLVIMSLVVILYALAERKAASWLK; from the coding sequence ATGAACAACTTGAGGAATACGCTCAGGCTTTCTCCGTTCATCGTGTATGTGGTGCTGCTCTTCGCCCTCCCGACGATGCTTGTCGTTGCGAGTGCATTCGAAGGTGGCACCGGCGGCTGGACGCTGAGCAACTTCAGCGTCTATGCCCAACCCGGGGTGATCAAGGCCTTCTGGAACTCCTGCTGGCTCTCCCTGCTCACGTCCTTCGTCGGCGCATGCCTTGGCGCGATTGTGTGCTTCGCGCTGCTGGGCTGCAGTGAGAATGGAATGGTAAGGCGGCTTGTTGACGCTGCGGCGAGCACCCTTTCCCAATTCGGCGGGGTCATGCTCGCCTTCGCGTTCATCGCGACCCTTGGCAGTCAGGGCATGATCACACTCATCCTCAAGAACCTGCTGAAGCTTGACATCTATAGCAACGGCATGTGGCTGTACACTCCGCAAGGTCTGATCCTGCCGTACCTGTTCTTCCAGATACCGCTGATGATCATCACATTCTTTCCGGCTATGGCAAGATTGACAAGCAATCTGGCCGAGGCCGTTGCAAGCCTTGGAGGCAGCAGGCTCACCTATTGGAGGTGCGTGGGGTTCCAGGTGCTGTTCCCATCGTTCATGGGAGGCTTCCTGCTGCTGTTTGCCAACGCCTTCTCCGCATATGCGACGGCTGCTGCATTGATAACACAGGGGTCCCAGATAGCACCTCTGCAGGTCAGGGCCGCGCTCATCAGCGAGACGGGACTTGGCAGTTCAGGCCAGGCAGGGGCCTTCGCGGTCGGGATGCTCGTCATCATGAGCCTTGTCGTGATTCTGTATGCCTTGGCTGAAAGGAAGGCGGCTTCATGGCTGAAATGA